ACTGTTCTACGGATTTAATGTTTATTGAGAACCCACAATGTGTGAAACACAGTACAAGCCCCAGCCTGAAGAGCTTCACACAGTGAAGCCAGCCACAGATACATCTTATGCACATAACAAAGACATCAGTGCCTGAAAGGAAATCAATCAGGGACGTACCTTGGGGAATCAAGGTGCTCCTAACCTCTCATCTGGGGGGGATGGACCCTGGTTCACTCCCAGATCTAGCCACACTCTCGCCTGGGTCCCCTTGATGTCAGCTCTGTGCCTTACTTATATTTGCCAGACTACTAGGTATTCAGGAATGCAAGCCACAGGACAGAGGTGGTGAACTAGCCTACCTGAGAAAATAAACCTGGAACTTAGCACCCCCAGTAGAAGAGCAGACTGAAAATCCACACGAACAAAAATTCAGAAACGTTACATCAATTGGAATAGTTACCTTAGCATCTCTCACAGTTGCTATTTCCAGGTAACTGTGGCCAACACATATTGAAACAGCCCCCAGCCGATTTAGTGAAATAAATCTATTGGTTGACTGCCAAAAGTAGGACTTGGTGACAACACTTGTGAAGAGGAGTACAGAACCTCCCATCAGCCTCAGAAAGGGCTGGTGCCAAGTACCAGGCTGGCTCCATTCCCAGCTTTACGACTCCTTGCAGGAAAAGGGCTGGATACTTGGTATTAACTAAAATGAACTActatattaaattaaaagttcTACCTCAACCCTCTGTGGATTTCTCTAGGACTCACTTCTGAGAGATCTGTTTGATCAGTTTGTTTTGTAGTCAGATAGGGTAAGAATTAATTAGTTGCTGTTCAGGTGCCAATTTGCATAATTTGTAAAGATGTTTATAAACACAATTCTCCAGCCTCTTTAGGCTCTCCATAAAGTCCacataaatgttaaagaaaaattctttttaacttAAGTTGTAGGCATGATAGAAACTGGTGGGAGCTTTTCTAGTAATTAATGGGAACGCTTTCCTCTCACAGTTGACTTAAACTACCAGGGAACATTTCAATTGTTTTAACATGCCAGCAACCAGGATTTGGAATAATTCATGGTGTATAACTTTATAACACCATTGACCTAAATTTGAATgacaatacttaaaaaaaaaaacacaactgctGATTGGACTCATACAGAGCCTTACACGTAGATGTGTAAGGAAACTGTTGAATGGATACCTATATATTGATTATAGGATTTACCTCTATGTGCTCCACCAGGTATTGTCTAAAGGCTAATAGAGTATTCCCAAAGCTTCATTCAGATGTTTCTGAGGTTCATTAGAAAGAGAATAATCCTTAAGGCATTTAACCTTGGATGCACGTTAAAATCACCTGAAGTGCTTTGAAAAATGCTGATGCCCAGCCCCCATCTCAAATCAACTGGACTCTCCGGGGATAGGATCTAGGCACTGATGGTTTttgaaagctccccaggtaattctaggagcagccagggctgagaaccagtgACTTAAACCCTCCGGTGAAGAGACCACAATTAATCAGACTCCTCCCCCAACTActtccaccccttcccccaatccCTCCCGTCTCCACACACACCCATCCAAAGAATGATCTGAGGAAACAGGAAATGTCTAGCCTTGAGTCTCCCAAACAGTAGAGCTGCTGGAAGCACAGGAATGAGTCCCTGGGATGCTGGGAGATGAGCTAATTTGGGGTGGGAGAGTGACATCATGCTGAGCGTGGGCCACATTattagagcacaggctctttgTTCTCTAAATCCACAGACGAAGCTGAAAGTTAGTTTTAGCGCCACTGCCAGAGGTAATGGCATCTCCCAAGTTCACCTGCCTTTTCCCTTCTCCAGCCTTTTCCTGCCCTTCCCCATACTGTGAAAAGTCTAGTCATATAAGTACTAAAGACTCATATTGCTAACTAGCCCAGCGACGCATGGAACGACTCTTCCATTGTGGTTACTGACATCAGAGTATAACAGGATATAATCCTTGTCACCCCCAAATCaccccctctttcccttcctttcggGGCACACTTTAATGAGTGAATGAGCTCATTGAGAGTAAGAGAAGGGGAGAGGTGGGAAAACACTGGTTCTGCTGTTTAAGTGCTGGAGTAGTACTGGAATCTTCCAGTTGGTAACTGAATGGCTGCAGATACCAGTCCATGGCCTATATGCCACAAGGGCTAATCTGACAGCTGCATATCATGTATCATTTCCCAAGACTCCTGCCTTCACTGCCACTGTCATTATTCCAACATCAATGTGGAAACCCTTGTCCCAGGGCTCTTCTCCTCATTTAAAGAGCTCTTGGGATGTTAAGGTAAGGATTAGCAGCCTGGTGTCATGGCCCAACAGTCTTCACCTCTTCCCTTCACCCTGAAAGGAATTAAGTGTTTGATCTGTGTATCCTGTAGGTGGCAGTTTATTTTTCGGTTCTGGATTTAAATAAGCTTCTCCCAGTCCTTATATTCTGAGTTGATCGTGTTCCAAGTGTGTCACCACAGAGCAGGTGCTGAGCAGTCAGTTGACAGCTGTTGATCTGTTGCGAGATCATGAAAGAGCATGCTATGGCACACAGCTTACACTGAGTATCCCGAAAaccaaatatttgagtgcctgcCTTGTAGCAGACACTGGGTgtgtatatacaaacatacacacggATAGGATGTCTGTCTTATGCAGTTATATATCCCCTTAAACGATTTGAACCTTTCCCTCTTTATCCCTATGTATCTATATCTGCATCGACTAATTAATCTCATCATTTTCAAATAGAAATTGGGGGATAAGGAGGAGGGAAAACAGTAGCAAAACCTCTTGAAAGATGGTTTGTAAGTGTTTTTGTACTATAAATTCAAGtggatttaaaattaaaaccccTTTGGCATATAAAGGTCTTATTCGGGAAATGCTGAGATCCTAGATGTAGATTTGTAGTACATATTTCCCTGGAATCCCAGAAATTAATGGGTTCAAATTGACTAAGCAATTGTATCTCGGCTGAGCCCCTTTTAAAAGGCAACCTGAAAAGCTTTACCAACCCCAACAAAGCCATTTAGACCCCCTGCCCGTTGTTCCTTCATCTCCCCACTGAGCAAGCAAAAGAGAAAGCAGGGAAGACAGCTACGGTTCTGAAATACTGTTCTGAACCAGAAGAGCGAGCTTTGTTTGGCCTTCAAGGGCAAACGGAGGAAATAATAaatcctcttttcctctccccgGCCTCCTCCAAGCACAGCACGAGACTCTCAACAAAGCCCACTCAGCATTTTACAAAAGACACAAGACGAGGAAAGACAGCTGGACAAGAAGGCTGGGCTGGAAGCTTTGCCCCTTATTGGCTTAGTATTAGCTCAGCTCTAGAACAAGCTCTCCAGTCCGGCCTCGGGTGGGCATCCTCGGAGACAAGCGGACATGGAGCTCCCCACGGCCGGGCGCAGCGCCATCAGATGACCACGCTGACTGTCATGCTCTGGCCGTGCGGCGCGATCCTGCGGGGCCAGGTGAGCAACAGCTTGCGTAGCTCCTCACGGAAGCTGTCGTGCAGCCAGGCGTAGATGAAGGGGTTGTAGCAGGCCGAGCTCATGGCGAGCCAGTGGCAGAGCAGCTGCACTAACCCGAAGGCATAGGGGTCTATGGCGCGCGGGTCGAGATCCCGCAGCAGGTTGAAGACGTGCAGGGGCAGCCAGCAGACGGcgaacaccaccaccaccagcagcagcaggcagAAGGTGCGGCGGCGTCGCGCGCGATCCCAGTCGGCTTGGCTCGGGGTCACGCAGCCCGGCACCACGCGGTTGCGGAGCTTCACCGACACCCGGACGTAAGACAAGAGGATGGCCAGCAGGGGGAGCAGGTAGGTGACGAGCAGCAGCCCCCACGCGTAGAGCTGGCGTTGGCGCTCCTGGGACCCCCAGAACTCCTCGCACAGGCGCACGCGGTGTGGCTTGAGCTCGACGTGGTAGGCGTGCACGGCGGCCGGCAGCGCCAGCACCGCGGACAGCGCCCAGATGGCCGGCACCGCGTAGGCGCTGAGGCGCGGCGAGATGCGCCGGCGCAGAGGGTGCACCGGCGCGACGTAGCGGTCCACCGCGATGGTGGCGAGCGTGAACACAGACACATAGACGGTGACGGGCTGCAGGAAGAAGACCAGGTGGCACAGGCCGCCGCCGAACACCCAGCCGCGTGGCTCGAAAGCGTAGGCCAGCGTGAGCGGCACGCAGGCGGTGCACATGAGAACGTCCGACAAGGCCAGGTTGCCGATGAGGAAGTTGGTCACGTTGTGCAGCCGACGCACGCGTGCGATCACCAGCACCAGGAGGCAGTTGCCCACCAGCCCCACGACCACCACGATGCTGTAGAGCAGCACGAGCAGCCCCTTCAGCTGATGCACCAGCTGCAGGCTCTGGAATGGCGTGATGGCCTGAGCGCCCGGACCAGCCGCCGACCCATTGCCCACCAAGGCTTCTGAGCTCTGGTTGGCCGGGGCTGAGGCCGCCGGCAGCAGCCCAGAAAAGAAGTCGGGGGCCCCGGGACCCTGAGTCGGCAACGAGGCCATGGCCACCTGTCCGAAGAGAACCGAAGTCCGTCACTTCCCATTCTCTCTCCGCCCCCTCCTACACCAACTGcgcccctccacacacacacacacttcagtgACCCAAATATTCCTCTGGAATGACTGGCCacaataaataacaacaaaatttaAAGAGCCGTCACCCCTACCTCTGCAAAATTAAATCTAGCAGTTAGACGTGCACAGGTGttttttttgaaacatctttattggagtataattgccttacaatggtgtgttagtttctgctttacaacaaagtgaagcagttatacatatgtttccatatctcttccctcttgcgtctccctccctccctcccttctactCTACTTAGAGCCCCCACAGTCCCCACAGGCCAGATCCAGGAGCACAGTCCTACCTGGTGACTGGGGCTTGGCGGATGGAAAAGCGCTCCGGGGAACGAGGGGGAGAATGCTGGCGGTCCCCAGAGTTCCTCCACCCAAGACGGCCGTGCACCCTTCTCCGCTTCTCCGCGGAGATGAAGAGATTCAAGCGTTCCCAGTGGGCTCGCGGCGCCtcccctccgccccgcccccctcctTGTACGGAAAAAAGGGGCGGAGCACGCACCTCCCGACTCGGTGCTTAGAGAACTAGAGAGGTGGATAGTGTGGGGAGAACAGAAACAAGAAGAAGGAGCGGCCGGAAAcctgggccggggcggggcgagggAGAACCTCTGCTGCCGGAGCTTGCTGCGCCCTGGGAGAGGCCCGCTCTGGAGGAGAGCGCAGTGGACTAGGGAGAGGAGGGGCGTGAAGCCCCGGGCTCTCGGCAGG
This sequence is a window from Physeter macrocephalus isolate SW-GA chromosome 20, ASM283717v5, whole genome shotgun sequence. Protein-coding genes within it:
- the PRLHR gene encoding prolactin-releasing peptide receptor, with the translated sequence MASLPTQGPGAPDFFSGLLPAASAPANQSSEALVGNGSAAGPGAQAITPFQSLQLVHQLKGLLVLLYSIVVVVGLVGNCLLVLVIARVRRLHNVTNFLIGNLALSDVLMCTACVPLTLAYAFEPRGWVFGGGLCHLVFFLQPVTVYVSVFTLATIAVDRYVAPVHPLRRRISPRLSAYAVPAIWALSAVLALPAAVHAYHVELKPHRVRLCEEFWGSQERQRQLYAWGLLLVTYLLPLLAILLSYVRVSVKLRNRVVPGCVTPSQADWDRARRRRTFCLLLLVVVVFAVCWLPLHVFNLLRDLDPRAIDPYAFGLVQLLCHWLAMSSACYNPFIYAWLHDSFREELRKLLLTWPRRIAPHGQSMTVSVVI